In Leptodesmis sichuanensis A121, the following are encoded in one genomic region:
- a CDS encoding cysteine hydrolase family protein → MKRALMVIDVQNEYFTGALPITYPSGHLSNIARVMDVATTQGIPVIVAQHTFTQSDTPFFKRHTAEWQLHPEVADRSYDLLIEKNYPGCFTGTELEAWLKEREIDTLVIAGYMSHMCCDTTARQAMHLGLKVEFLSDATGTLAVSNTAGSVSAEEMHRSILVAQQMMISTVLSTEEWIDRVMVPTSPNAPRLSEDKALA, encoded by the coding sequence ATGAAACGTGCTTTGATGGTGATCGATGTCCAAAATGAATACTTTACAGGTGCATTGCCGATTACCTATCCCTCAGGCCATTTGAGCAACATTGCACGAGTGATGGATGTTGCAACGACCCAAGGCATTCCGGTGATTGTGGCTCAGCATACGTTCACTCAGTCAGACACACCTTTCTTCAAGCGCCATACTGCAGAATGGCAGCTTCATCCTGAGGTTGCCGATCGCTCTTATGACTTGCTGATCGAAAAGAACTATCCCGGTTGTTTCACTGGAACGGAGTTGGAAGCCTGGTTGAAAGAACGCGAAATTGATACGCTTGTGATCGCGGGCTACATGAGCCATATGTGTTGCGACACCACTGCACGTCAAGCCATGCATCTGGGATTGAAGGTTGAGTTCCTGTCTGATGCAACCGGAACTCTAGCCGTTAGCAATACGGCGGGAAGTGTCAGTGCTGAAGAGATGCATCGATCGATTCTCGTGGCCCAGCAAATGATGATCAGTACCGTTCTCAGCACCGAGGAATGGATCGATCGTGTCATGGTGCCGACCAGTCCTAATGCACCTCGCCTGAGCGAAGACAAAGCATTAGCTTAG
- the psaK gene encoding photosystem I reaction center subunit PsaK, with translation MFYTTLLAAATVPYRVPNWSLGVGITMLVCNLIAIAIGRYAIQRKGVGPQLPVELPDPFGGEFGLPELLATASFGHILGAGAILGLTNAGVL, from the coding sequence TTGTTTTATACCACTCTATTAGCCGCTGCAACTGTACCTTACCGGGTTCCCAATTGGTCTTTGGGAGTTGGTATCACCATGTTGGTTTGTAACCTGATTGCGATCGCGATCGGGCGTTATGCCATTCAACGGAAGGGAGTCGGCCCCCAGTTACCAGTTGAACTCCCCGATCCTTTTGGTGGAGAGTTTGGGCTGCCCGAATTATTGGCGACTGCTAGTTTCGGTCATATCCTGGGAGCGGGTGCCATTTTAGGACTGACCAATGCCGGAGTTCTGTAA
- the mrdA gene encoding penicillin-binding protein 2, with amino-acid sequence MALLHSSLPSAKQSETRTVGQRYRSIFLMLIVSLLLVAGLGSRLVYLQLIEGTRNRQLAENNRIRLIPKQPERGKILDRNGKILAGSRLSHSVFLWPLARKKGEWGNTVSRLSQILNIPESVIHQRLEQAGYNSPFLVRIARGISPAQVTALSEYGSELEGIQVDAEAVRYYPNGDLAAHVLGYTGELSDEELKKRKQEGYRLGDVIGQMGIERAFEATLRGEWGGQQVEVDGSGQVVRILGQKPTQAGQDVTLTIDIEIQKAAEAALGDRKGAIVAMDPRNGAILAMVSRPTFDPNLFSTRITDAQWKQLQSADHPFVDRALQAFQPASTFKIVTTAAALESGKFSPDTVLPTYPSITVGGIVFNDWNRAGFGPLDFPGAMAWSSDTFFYQVAMTIGDHTLIDWTRRFGFGRKTGLELGIEESPGLVPDDAWKKKEIGQGWFLGDTINMSIGQGFLLTTPLQVAVMFAVPANGGFRVKPHLLKDNEESKNWRESLNMQPTTVQKLQEGLREVVTYGTGQAVNDPNLPAIAGKSGTSEDVGGGSDTWFGAYAPAEKPEIVVVAFAEKSGGGGGSVGAPMVRQVLSAYFNLKKKRGTQHAKSQSQNQGQ; translated from the coding sequence ATGGCGCTCCTACACTCCTCCTTACCGTCCGCAAAGCAATCTGAAACCCGTACTGTTGGGCAACGATATCGGTCAATTTTTTTGATGCTGATTGTCTCCCTGCTTCTGGTGGCTGGACTGGGGAGTCGATTAGTATATTTGCAATTGATTGAAGGAACGCGAAACCGCCAACTGGCAGAAAATAACCGGATTCGCCTGATTCCCAAGCAGCCCGAACGGGGCAAGATTCTAGACCGAAATGGCAAGATTCTGGCTGGTAGCCGCTTATCTCATTCCGTCTTTCTCTGGCCTCTAGCCCGGAAGAAAGGGGAATGGGGAAATACGGTCAGTCGCCTCTCTCAGATTTTGAATATTCCAGAGTCTGTGATTCACCAACGTTTAGAGCAAGCAGGCTACAATTCTCCGTTCTTAGTCAGAATTGCCCGGGGCATTAGTCCGGCTCAGGTCACTGCGCTATCCGAGTATGGCAGTGAGTTGGAAGGAATCCAGGTGGATGCAGAAGCGGTGCGTTACTACCCCAACGGAGATTTAGCTGCCCATGTACTGGGCTATACGGGCGAATTGAGTGATGAAGAACTGAAAAAGCGCAAGCAAGAAGGCTACCGTTTGGGTGATGTGATTGGACAGATGGGCATTGAACGGGCCTTTGAGGCAACGTTACGGGGCGAGTGGGGTGGCCAACAAGTGGAAGTGGATGGCTCCGGTCAGGTGGTCAGAATTCTCGGTCAGAAACCAACCCAGGCGGGCCAGGATGTTACCCTGACGATCGACATTGAGATACAGAAAGCAGCCGAAGCGGCTCTGGGTGATCGCAAGGGTGCGATCGTCGCCATGGATCCCCGTAATGGGGCCATTCTGGCGATGGTCAGTCGGCCTACTTTTGACCCCAATTTGTTTTCTACCCGAATTACCGATGCCCAGTGGAAACAACTCCAGAGTGCCGATCACCCCTTTGTCGATCGAGCCTTACAAGCCTTCCAACCCGCCAGTACCTTCAAAATTGTGACAACGGCAGCCGCCTTAGAATCGGGCAAGTTTTCGCCTGATACGGTATTGCCGACTTATCCATCCATCACGGTGGGTGGGATTGTGTTTAATGATTGGAATCGGGCCGGTTTTGGCCCCCTTGATTTTCCTGGTGCAATGGCTTGGAGTAGCGACACCTTCTTTTATCAAGTGGCTATGACTATTGGCGATCATACGCTGATTGACTGGACCCGTCGATTTGGGTTTGGACGCAAAACTGGGCTGGAGTTGGGGATTGAGGAATCTCCTGGCTTAGTCCCCGATGATGCCTGGAAGAAGAAAGAAATTGGGCAGGGTTGGTTTTTAGGAGACACCATCAATATGTCTATTGGGCAGGGCTTTTTGCTGACCACACCGCTACAGGTTGCGGTTATGTTTGCAGTTCCTGCCAATGGGGGATTCCGAGTAAAGCCTCACCTGCTAAAAGATAATGAGGAATCCAAAAACTGGCGGGAATCGCTGAATATGCAACCCACGACAGTGCAGAAGTTGCAAGAAGGCTTGCGGGAGGTTGTTACCTACGGCACCGGACAGGCTGTGAATGATCCCAATCTACCTGCGATCGCAGGTAAAAGCGGTACGTCTGAAGATGTGGGCGGTGGTTCTGATACCTGGTTTGGAGCCTATGCCCCAGCCGAGAAACCAGAAATTGTCGTGGTAGCCTTTGCGGAAAAATCAGGGGGCGGCGGCGGTTCAGTGGGTGCGCCAATGGTGCGGCAGGTGCTATCGGCCTACTTCAATCTGAAAAAGAAGAGAGGGACTCAACACGCTAAATCCCAGAGCCAGAACCAGGGGCAATAG
- the murD gene encoding UDP-N-acetylmuramoyl-L-alanine--D-glutamate ligase, with protein MPNACVIGLGKSGVAAARLLKREGWQVTINDRGTSSALQQQQQGLAAEGITVNLGTAFDPEVLQPDLVVVSPGVPWDVPGLIRSRELGIATIGEMELAWRYLQDIPWVGITGTNGKTTTTALTAAIFQAAGFRAPAFGNIGLAACEVVLAKEKPDWAIAELSSYQIEASPSIAPKIAIWTTFTPDHLNRHKTLERYYSIKAHLLHQAQYQIFNGDDPYLRKVGESMAAPVRSEACWTSVNGKAHLIGDPNQGFYIEDGWVRTANELILPANLLKMPGHHNQQNLLMAIAAARLAGIDKTAIAEAVATFPGVPHRLEHICNWHGIDFINDSKATNYDAAEVGLSAVNSPAILIAGGDAKIGDDAAWMSAIQRKAAAVLLIGDAAQPFAKRLQQIGYSQYEIVETMERAVRRSAELSQQLDVKTVLLSPACASFDQYQNFEQRGDHFRQLCLEQLT; from the coding sequence AAGTAACAATCAACGATCGCGGCACCTCGTCAGCGCTCCAGCAGCAGCAACAAGGCCTGGCCGCGGAAGGCATCACCGTCAATTTAGGAACGGCATTTGATCCAGAAGTACTTCAGCCGGATCTGGTTGTTGTCAGTCCCGGCGTACCCTGGGATGTGCCCGGTTTAATACGGAGTCGGGAATTAGGAATTGCCACCATTGGGGAAATGGAACTGGCGTGGCGCTACCTGCAGGATATTCCCTGGGTGGGGATTACAGGTACGAACGGCAAAACAACCACCACTGCTTTAACCGCCGCCATTTTTCAAGCTGCAGGATTTCGTGCTCCTGCCTTTGGCAATATCGGTTTAGCGGCCTGCGAAGTGGTGTTGGCCAAAGAAAAACCCGATTGGGCGATCGCTGAACTCAGCAGTTACCAGATTGAAGCCTCCCCCTCGATCGCGCCTAAGATTGCCATCTGGACAACCTTTACCCCCGATCATTTGAACCGACACAAAACCCTGGAACGGTACTACAGCATTAAAGCTCATCTGCTGCACCAGGCTCAGTACCAGATTTTTAACGGCGATGATCCCTATCTCCGCAAGGTAGGTGAGTCGATGGCGGCTCCCGTTCGCTCCGAAGCGTGCTGGACGAGTGTTAACGGTAAAGCACACCTGATCGGCGATCCCAATCAGGGCTTTTACATCGAAGATGGGTGGGTCAGAACGGCAAACGAGTTAATTCTGCCTGCCAATCTGTTGAAGATGCCGGGACATCACAATCAGCAGAATCTATTAATGGCGATCGCGGCGGCCCGATTAGCAGGGATTGATAAAACTGCGATCGCCGAAGCGGTTGCCACCTTTCCCGGCGTGCCTCACCGCCTGGAACACATTTGCAATTGGCATGGGATTGACTTTATCAACGACAGTAAGGCAACCAATTACGATGCGGCAGAAGTGGGTCTGTCTGCGGTCAACAGTCCGGCCATTTTGATTGCCGGGGGAGATGCCAAAATTGGAGACGATGCGGCCTGGATGTCTGCCATTCAACGAAAAGCCGCTGCTGTTCTGTTGATTGGAGATGCTGCACAACCCTTTGCTAAACGGTTGCAGCAAATTGGGTATAGCCAGTATGAAATTGTGGAAACGATGGAACGGGCTGTGCGGCGATCGGCAGAACTATCCCAACAACTGGATGTGAAAACCGTATTGCTGTCCCCAGCCTGTGCCAGTTTTGACCAATATCAAAATTTTGAACAACGGGGCGACCATTTCCGGCAACTTTGCCTGGAACAGTTGACATAA
- a CDS encoding type IV pilin-like G/H family protein: protein MQSRLMVRLLQHSALKNSAFKTQGFTLLELLVVVVIGGILAAIAIPSFLSRANTAKQVEAKMYLGSLNRSQQAFYAEHGRFGKSPQELGLYSQPTSNYEYQVDIPSNGSLRAVHYANSRVLKLRPYAGMVALVKQGSVMATVLCEAEEPALGPATPPTADDSSVACSPGTKALN, encoded by the coding sequence GTGCAAAGCAGGCTGATGGTCAGGCTACTACAACACAGTGCGCTCAAGAATAGCGCCTTCAAGACACAGGGCTTTACACTACTGGAATTATTGGTAGTTGTTGTAATCGGAGGGATTCTGGCTGCGATCGCCATCCCATCCTTTCTTAGTCGGGCGAATACCGCAAAGCAGGTAGAAGCCAAAATGTACCTTGGTAGCCTAAATCGCTCCCAGCAGGCCTTTTATGCTGAACATGGCAGATTTGGCAAATCTCCTCAAGAATTAGGGCTATACAGTCAACCAACCAGCAATTATGAGTATCAGGTTGATATCCCAAGTAATGGGAGCTTACGTGCTGTCCACTATGCAAATTCTAGAGTATTAAAGCTGCGGCCTTATGCTGGCATGGTGGCTTTAGTTAAACAGGGATCCGTCATGGCCACTGTTCTATGCGAAGCTGAAGAGCCTGCCTTGGGGCCAGCTACACCTCCAACTGCTGATGATTCGTCTGTTGCTTGTAGTCCAGGAACAAAGGCGCTGAATTAG
- a CDS encoding phosphoribosylanthranilate isomerase, whose amino-acid sequence MALRVKICGITRPEQGRAIAIMGAAALGFICVPESPRYVTPEQIRAIVTELPLVPDTLQPICSCIGVFVNSSLDVIEQTVAIGQLTGIQLHGDESPEFCQQVRERCSGVEIIKALRIKSSSALHQATLYQHWVDTLLLDAYHPSLAGGTGQTLDWASLQQFRPTCSWLLAGGLTPDNVLLALQQVHPDGIDLSSGVEYSPGNKNLEEVARLFATLGHCGLYTR is encoded by the coding sequence ATGGCTTTAAGAGTCAAAATTTGTGGAATCACCCGGCCAGAGCAAGGACGGGCGATCGCAATAATGGGAGCTGCCGCCCTGGGCTTTATTTGTGTCCCTGAATCACCCCGCTACGTAACACCAGAGCAAATTCGGGCGATCGTCACTGAATTACCTCTAGTCCCCGATACTCTGCAGCCGATTTGTAGTTGCATTGGGGTATTTGTGAATAGTAGCCTGGACGTGATTGAACAAACAGTGGCGATCGGCCAGTTAACTGGAATCCAACTGCACGGTGATGAATCCCCAGAATTTTGCCAGCAGGTTCGTGAGCGTTGTTCAGGGGTTGAAATTATTAAAGCCCTGCGCATTAAATCCTCCAGTGCGCTGCATCAAGCTACGCTTTATCAGCACTGGGTCGATACCCTGTTGCTAGATGCCTATCACCCCTCTTTGGCAGGCGGTACGGGGCAAACTCTGGATTGGGCCAGTCTGCAGCAATTTCGACCCACTTGTTCCTGGTTGTTGGCCGGTGGGTTAACTCCGGATAACGTCTTACTGGCTTTGCAACAAGTTCATCCCGATGGGATTGATCTCTCCAGTGGTGTGGAGTATTCTCCTGGAAACAAAAATTTGGAAGAGGTGGCTCGTTTGTTTGCTACGTTGGGTCACTGTGGCCTATATACCCGCTAA